The DNA region GTGTCGTGCAAAAAATTTGCTTCACATGCAAGCCTTCTGAAGTGGCTATATCTTGACGAAAGCCACTCAATAAAACAGAGTTCCTCAACCCTATAATGCCAATATATTACCAAGTATACATAATCGAGTAATTGTGCATTTGACTTACTGCATCCCGTAACATCATTgcagagttcaactgattccaTCGCCGAGCACAATTTCTCTTGAGTAGATGGAGAGATAGCCTGAACATTTAAATCATGAAATTTAAAATGGTTCCACTGAGTATATTCAACCGAAAATCTCATGCAGAAAACTATTTTTAACCTTCCGTGTTGAGAGGAGCCTTTCAGGATGCTGATGTTGGTCGGGAGTTGAGTGCACATGAGAACCACCGTAAGCTTTGTTTTCTGGAGATGATTCCTGTTCTTTCAGATAATCATATTGTCTTTCTGGAAAGTCCAGCTCATCTTTCTCCTCTGAGAGgttaatatttatttcatgattaaGTCTCATGCCACCAACATTATTATCAGCAGCCACATCAGAAACTTGAATGCCAGAACTGTTGCTCGGGTATGATATCTCTTCCATGCTGGATTGACAAAGCATGACCGAATTCCAACACTCGGAAGGTTCATTTCTACAAGAAAGTGCCCTTCCAACCTCGTTTCGTCTCTCGAATGTTGGAGGCAAAACTAGAAACTCTGGACAACTCAAATCTAGATTTTCCCCCTTGACGCCCACACTATCCGGTGGAAAAACCATACGTGTAGGCTCAATATCCTCCAAATGGTCATATGAGATCTCATTAGTGAGGCAAATTTGGAATTCTTTCACAGGCAACAATGGTTCTCTATTTTCACTTTGAACAACCTCCAAAAATTTGTTTGGCGCTACACCGCAATAACTTGATCCTTTATTATAGTCAAAGGATAAATGGACTGGAAAAGTGCTTTGGCATCCTAATTGTTCGGCTTCTGGAGCCTCAGATTTAACATGAATAACTGGAGCTGTCTCATGTCCAACCAGAAGGGAGTCTTCAGAAACTAGATTCTGTTCAGATTTTACAGCAAAGGCAAAGGTTGAAGACATAGCAAAACTTCCATTCACGCATTTTCTTTTGGCATTTGAGTTCTTTGGGAGCTTTAATTTCAATCTAATAAGGGGCTCACCAAGGTCAGATTCATCTTGCAGATTCTTTTCGTCTTCATCAGCTTTGACTGAATGCAGACCAATGCAACTAGATTTCTTTCTCTTCTCTTTGGATCTTTGTTTAAGCTGTTCCAATGTGGTGTCATCATCCAAATCACTTCCCATATCATTATGGGAACATGGAGTAAAGTTGTCAGTTCTAGGTTTTATTTCACGTAATTTTCTCTCAGCCTTCGACAAACATGACATTCTACTTTCCGCTTGGTCAGGGTCAAGCTCTGAATCTTTACCCGTATATAATGAAGCAATTATAAAATGTCGTCTGAGTCTTTTGGCCTCTTCACTTTCGTATACTTCAGTTAGACTCTTGAATGCAAGAGCTGGCCTTCTATGGGAATCTATATTGCAAACTTTTATTTCCACGCCACTCCTAATAGTATGGATAAAATGCGTATAACCTGAATCCATTGTTGCAGCAAGACTATTTGGCTACCTAGTGAACATATAGAATCAGAAAAATATGATGGACCAGCAATCGATTTCCAAGAACGGGGTGACGAATCTGATCACAAGGAAAAATCAAAGTTAAGCTTGTGTATGAAAATAAACACCGAAACTTTTTCCATATCAAAAAAACCATAATATCAACAAAACAAATTTGAAGCAAGCACATACTTCCGACAgagtccttgtacatcttggcaTATGTACTTTAGAACTAATGAAGTGCTACAAGAAAAGCTTCTTAAAGCATGCATCCGACCAAAAAGCACAATAACACTTGAGATATAACCAATCAAAGTAACAAACCACTCGAAGAAAAGTCACCAGCAATTGAAACTCAAAACCGATGGATCACAACCCTAATCAGGAGTTTTGACTCCCTAAATTAAACATACAAAACATAAACTCTCCAACCATGATTCATTTCATCAATCCCTCATAATTCATAATTCAAACTCTAATAAGCTAACCCCGAAAGAAAATTTTCGACAAGTGAAAACGACAggcatatttttatttacacAGCCCGAGGAATGATGTTCTGTCGCAATCAAAATATTGTAGACGTTTTTCAGATTTAGGGCATCAGTCAACATCAAATCACACAAATTCAGTAGCTgacaaacaattttttttaaacagaaATTATTCAAGCTCCATTGGTGACATTACTAGACACTATCAGAAATGGGAACATCGAAGCAGCTATTTTTCTGTAGATTTTAGCTAGCGCTGTATAAGCGTATATAACCTTTGCATTCAAGCACCGACCAGCGTCCTCCTCCTAGCCATGTAGATAGATCTCTCGATTTGGATGCGTCTTATCtgcaaaaaacataaaaataattgaaacgAAATCAGCAGCCAAGATTCGATTCGCGAAAGTCCAAAAAGTACAAACAAACTTGAACGCAAAACCACAAAAATCCAAAACAAAGAGGTCTCACCTTTCTTCGAAACCTCAAAAATCAGCCGCTTGTAGGCAGAGAAAGGAAATGGATTTTAGTGACTATGGGGTTTAGTAGTTGGTATGTTATCTCGCGCCAGCGTTTGGCGGGAACatgtttcattttttaattattttattattattattattattaacttTCATTAATTTTAAGCGGCCGGGTTGCTAGCCCAAGAGCCTAGAGCGTAGAGGGTAGATATGAACCCGGTTTATCTTTTGTTGGCCCAAACCGAAGTCGAGACCAGATCAACGTGGACGGATGTTGCAAACAGGATGGTCGAATGGCAGATGGAGGTGGATTACTGCGTGCTGAGTCTGGACATTGGATTGGATGTTGTTCGATCGAAGAGGCTGAGCTATGGACTGTTCGCATGAGGCTTGAACTAATATAGAATCGAGAGCATCAGAAGTTCATGCTTGAAATTGATTATGTATCAATGGTGAAATGATTGCATAAAAAAATGTCTTGTTCATCATCACTGAATTTGATTTCCTTGTGCATAAATCTTCTAACCAAAGACTGATAAATAAGAGTGGTGCATGTATATAAAGAGCACAACACGACGACATCCAATATTAACTCACAATTTTAAACCGCATGTCTAGCTAACCACGACgccttgatttttttaaaattattatttaagtaacgCCGACAccttaatttttacttttattttattaaacatGGTGTTTCTTGTTTTTTGTATTgttcaaaaaataattattattattataaatttattttataatttttgatgGTGCTGGAGTTTGGAGCTGTGCCTGTCTGCCGTCTGGGCTGGAGTAGCATGGTTATTCGAATCTCTACAGTACAGCGAGACAATAACTTTATATATttggaataaaaaaatttaaattcgaaCATTTGCAATCTCGATTGTGAATACAACAGAATAAAATTCAATGTTGATGAGTTTAATTATATACCTATGAATTGTACTAttttaaagaaattaataataatgataataatatatattatcaatGAAAATTAAATATCTTTTACTAACTAATTtcgataaatatatttttttataattctcAAAACACCTAATCATCCAAATATATATaccacatttatttattttcctaatatttcaatttaaaaaacGAGAAATTCTATATCCATATCAAAATTTGTGGTTATAttgtataaaattatataaatatgaaatttaTATATTGATAGAAAAATTGAGAATATGGAATTGGACAAGTACAATAACAATCGTACAAATAGAAGATGAAACCTAAGGACAAATTAAATGATAAATTGAATTACGTGGGATTTCCAATAGAAAAATGGCAGCGCCAGTATCAATTTCCCCTGACCTTTAATATTGGGTCGGTAATTAAATCGACAAATTCCAGATTACGAGTCGAATTTGCTCCCAATTAtctaaaaataaacatccattTTGAGATCGAAGAAAGTTGTTAATCCAGTGAATTATCGATCACCGTGTGGAACAAACACCAATGGAGAACTCCGGTTTGTGCTTGTCTGTTACTGTTTTCTTTCAGTAATTTGTAAAATCTGTCAAATCTATGTTATTTTGATTCAATCATTCTACTGTTCTTTAGAGTGCAGGGGAGATATTGATTATTTCCTCATTTAATCTTGCTGCCATTTCTTTTTGGTCTGTTTTTATGTGGTTTTATCAATACCAATTTATCTTTGTTGTGGGGAAAATCCGAGGAGGAAGGAATAAGAAACTATTCTGTGGAAAAAGTGATTTTTTGCTGTTTCTGAAGAGTTAAGATTCCTATTTTAAAGCGGGAAGTCAAATATTTCACT from Primulina tabacum isolate GXHZ01 chromosome 14, ASM2559414v2, whole genome shotgun sequence includes:
- the LOC142525610 gene encoding uncharacterized protein LOC142525610, yielding MDSGYTHFIHTIRSGVEIKVCNIDSHRRPALAFKSLTEVYESEEAKRLRRHFIIASLYTGKDSELDPDQAESRMSCLSKAERKLREIKPRTDNFTPCSHNDMGSDLDDDTTLEQLKQRSKEKRKKSSCIGLHSVKADEDEKNLQDESDLGEPLIRLKLKLPKNSNAKRKCVNGSFAMSSTFAFAVKSEQNLVSEDSLLVGHETAPVIHVKSEAPEAEQLGCQSTFPVHLSFDYNKGSSYCGVAPNKFLEVVQSENREPLLPVKEFQICLTNEISYDHLEDIEPTRMVFPPDSVGVKGENLDLSCPEFLVLPPTFERRNEVGRALSCRNEPSECWNSVMLCQSSMEEISYPSNSSGIQVSDVAADNNVGGMRLNHEININLSEEKDELDFPERQYDYLKEQESSPENKAYGGSHVHSTPDQHQHPERLLSTRKAISPSTQEKLCSAMESVELCNDVTGCNLGKLSRRKAVTNPRQITQRPKKTQRNDESSRISRSLPNLSTGCASIKYCSESAIVFSQRQMHDIESLAVKLMSELKSMKDIVEQKLLFEVCRNSSLKNDADEVKLAIDNATKTEEAATKWLNMMSRDCNRFCKIMKLAPNNVDAYKYAAPREGKKIRFADETGGELCHVKFFEGTAVSSVSDCIEQ